Within the Cupriavidus malaysiensis genome, the region CCGAAATCGATGACAAGTCCTGGCGCCTGCTGGGCGTCCTGCAGGCCGACGCGCGCTGCCCGTTGAAAACCGCCGCGGCGGCCGCCGGCCTGTCGATCCCGGCGGCGGCCGAGCGCGTGCGCAAGCTCGAGGAGGCCGGCATCATCCGCGGCTACCACGCCGACATCTCGCCTGCCGCTGCCGGCTACGGCATCCAGGCGGTGATCGGCATCACAGCTCCGCAACCCCAAAAGCGCAAGCTGCTCGACCTGCTCGGCCGCTCGCCGCAAGTGCTCGAATGCCTGCACGTCACGGGGGCCGACTCCTACCTGCTGCGCGTGGTGGCGGCCGACATCGCCGAATTGGAACAATTCATCGGCACTATCAACGGCTATGGCGAGACACGCACTTCGATCGTCATGTCGGAGCCGCTGCCCCGGCGCGGCCTGCAAAGGCCCTGACCGTGCCATGGCGGCGACCCTGCCCGGGAGCGGGCGGGCACGCGGCCCGACCGCACGCGCCCCGCACTCCCGGACCTCCGCGCTGAGCGGGACCAGGATTGCGGCACTGCCGCCTTGCGCGCCGCCGCCACGCCCACCGCCGGCCGGCGCGGCGAAGGAACGGCCCTGCCGCCTCCCGCGCGGAAGCGGTGCATCACCACGTCCCCGGACGCATCCGTGGCGGCGGCAGCCGCGCGGCCCGGCGCCCGGCCGGTAGTTTCCGCAGTCCACTCCGAACCGAGGAACGGTCCATGAACGCCCAAGCCGCGAACATCATCTCCCTGCGCAAGCCCGCCCCGGCGCGCGACACCCCCCCTCTGCCGGAGTGGATCCAGGCACGCATGCGACGGCATTTCGACGACCGGCTGGGCCGGCTCTGGGGTGGCGACCACCTGCTGCACGGCCGCGTGCCCGGCGCCGACGCCCTCTACCTGAACAGCAACGACTATCTCTGCCTGCTCGGCGAGCGGACGCTGGTGCGGGCCCAGGCGCGCACGCTGCTGCGCGGCGAGCGCGAACTGCTGATGTCGACCGTGTTCCAGCACGGCGACACGCCGCAACGCCGCGCCGAACGTCGCCTGGCAGCGCTGATGCAGGCCGAGGACGGACTGATCGCCCAGTCCGGCTGGGCCGCCAACGTCGGCCTGGTGCAGTGCATCGCCGGCCCGGGCATCCCGGTCTACATCGATATGAATGGCCATGCCTCGCTATGGGAAGGCATCACCGCGGCCGGTGCCCAGGCGGTGCCGATCCGCCACAATGACGTCGACCACCTGCGGCGCCAGGTGGAACGCCTGGGACCGGGCGTGATCCTGGCCGACTCCGTGTACAGCACCACCGGCGCCGTCGCGCCGCTGGCCGGGCTGGCCGATGTCGCCCAGGCCAGCGGATCGGTGCTGGTGGTGGACGAATCACACTCGCTCGGCACGCACGGACCGGGCGGCGCGGGCCTGGTGGCCGCGCTCGGACTGGGCGCGCGGGTGCATTTCCGTACCGCCTCGCTGGCCAAGGCCTTCGGCGGACGGGCCGGCTTCATCGCCTGCTCGCCGCAGTTCAAGGACTTCTTCGCGGTCGAGGCGCGGCCGGCCATCTTCAGCTCCGGCCTGCTGCGGCACGAGATCGCCTGGTTCGAAGCCGCCGCCGACTTCATCGCCGCCGCCGACGAGCGGCGCGCCCGCCTGCACGCGATCACGCGCAGCACGCGCGACGCCATCGCCGCGCTCGGCTACAACATCAGCGACGGCAGCGAACAGATCATCGGGCTCGAGGCCGGCTCGGAACCCCAGGTCATGCTGCTGCGCGACGCGCTGCAGGCCCGCGGTATTTTCGGCTCGGTCTTCTGCGCTCCCGCAACCCCCAGGAATCGGGCATTGATGCGCCTTACCCTGCATGCCAAACTGACGGCCGCGGAAATCGAGCGCCTGCTCGGTGTGCTGGCCGAGATCCGCGACGAGGTGCGGCTCGACCAATGGTCGTCGACGCGGCGCGCCCGCCGCGCCGTGCCGGGCATGCCTGGCACGCAGCCGCCGGCGCAATCGCTCGCTGCCTGACGGCGCGGGCGGCCGTGCCGGCCGGCGCGCGGTCATGCGGTCATGCGGCACAACCAAGATCGTCATAGAACGGTCACTGTACGGTCACAATGTGACAAGGCAGCAAGACGGAACGATGCGCTGCCATACGGGAAAATCGGCACACAGGATGAACAAGACGCATCAGCGCAAGCACAGCGGCGGGGCCTGGACCGGGCGCTTCGCGCGAGCCTGGCAGGCCGTGTTCGATACGGCCGCGCGCGCGGCGCTGCTCGACGAGGAGAGCGTGGCGCGGCTGCGCCGCATCCAGCTGGTGGGGATGCTGGGTGTCGTCGGCCATCCGCTCTACTACTGGATCTGGAGCCATGTCTTCCCGCAGCGCTACGAAAACCTC harbors:
- a CDS encoding Lrp/AsnC family transcriptional regulator, whose protein sequence is MKPKQPEIDDKSWRLLGVLQADARCPLKTAAAAAGLSIPAAAERVRKLEEAGIIRGYHADISPAAAGYGIQAVIGITAPQPQKRKLLDLLGRSPQVLECLHVTGADSYLLRVVAADIAELEQFIGTINGYGETRTSIVMSEPLPRRGLQRP
- the cqsA gene encoding alpha-hydroxyketone-type quorum-sensing autoinducer synthase, which produces MNAQAANIISLRKPAPARDTPPLPEWIQARMRRHFDDRLGRLWGGDHLLHGRVPGADALYLNSNDYLCLLGERTLVRAQARTLLRGERELLMSTVFQHGDTPQRRAERRLAALMQAEDGLIAQSGWAANVGLVQCIAGPGIPVYIDMNGHASLWEGITAAGAQAVPIRHNDVDHLRRQVERLGPGVILADSVYSTTGAVAPLAGLADVAQASGSVLVVDESHSLGTHGPGGAGLVAALGLGARVHFRTASLAKAFGGRAGFIACSPQFKDFFAVEARPAIFSSGLLRHEIAWFEAAADFIAAADERRARLHAITRSTRDAIAALGYNISDGSEQIIGLEAGSEPQVMLLRDALQARGIFGSVFCAPATPRNRALMRLTLHAKLTAAEIERLLGVLAEIRDEVRLDQWSSTRRARRAVPGMPGTQPPAQSLAA